A window of the Juglans microcarpa x Juglans regia isolate MS1-56 chromosome 5D, Jm3101_v1.0, whole genome shotgun sequence genome harbors these coding sequences:
- the LOC121266512 gene encoding soluble starch synthase 1, chloroplastic/amyloplastic-like: protein MINRDTLLMPSRFEPCGLNQLYAMRYGTMPMVHDTEGHKDIVKKFNPYAQEGKGEGTGCRIIEGASSRLMQDKFSSFHLRINQ, encoded by the exons ATGATCAACCGTGACACACTATTGATGCCCTCAAGGTTTGAGCCCTGTGGGCTAAATCAATTGTATGCAATGAGATATGGAACTATGCCTATGGTTCATGACACTGAGGGACACAAA gatattgtaaaaaaattcaatccatATGCTCAGGAAGGCAAAGGTGAAGGTACAGG ATGTAGGATAATAGAAGGGGCCTCTTCTAGATTAATGCAGGACAAATTCAG TTCATTTCACTTGAGAATAAACCAATAG
- the LOC121266498 gene encoding scarecrow-like protein 9: protein MDPHPRGFSGSTDAIQLGNQSFSVLSNQNPVSGPRFGNSFFDHEYRGFHFHQPDEAPSHMAPSSAGAQGEDYSEDCDFSDTVLGFISQILMEEGVEDKSCMLQDSLELQAAEKSFYELLGKKYPPSPIHITNHINGNGESTDDNHYVYHSNYASSTNSSSCFGDNSPIQNHGEYTSQLQSLPLDIISQSSNICLNSEMSSVDGLVGFPSGTFQVPDSNSKNQSVWQFRKGVEEASKFLPPRSKLFVNLEADGLLFQKPEAGRGKMEVKVEMEDEGKDSPTGSRGKKHPHGGEDRDTEDERRSKQATVYVESTLRSKMFDMVLLCSAGEGKAHLTALQETLQNGKSKNVQQNGISKTVPRNGKSKGSNGGRGRGKKQSRNKEVVDLRTLLIHCSQAVAADDQRSANELLKRIRQHSTPFGDGNQRLAHIFVEGLEARLAGTGSQIYKGLVNKRTSAADVLKAYHLYLAACPFRKISNFISNKTIQIEAVEATSLHVIDFGILYGFQWPTLIQRLSWRPGGPPKLRITGIDFPQPGFRPAERVEETGRRLATYAESFNVPFEYHAIAKKWETIQLEELRIDEDEFLVVNCLYRGRHLRDESLSVEGSRDAFLNLVRKINPVIFIHGVVSGAFNAPFFVTRLREALFHYSALFDMLETIVPREDRERMLIEKEIFGWEALNVIACEGWERVERPETYKQWQVRNLRAGLAQLPFDRELVKAAMAKVRSSYHKDFVIDKDSRWLLQGWKGRTIFALSCWKPA, encoded by the coding sequence ATGGATCCACATCCTAGGGGGTTTTCGGGTTCCACAGATGCAATCCAATTGGGCAATCAATCTTTTTCGGTTCTTTCTAATCAAAACCCTGTTTCTGGACCCAGATTCGGAAACTCCTTTTTTGATCACGAGTATAGGGGTTTTCATTTCCATCAACCGGATGAGGCACCGAGTCATATGGCCCCGTCCTCAGCTGGGGCACAGGGTGAGGATTACTCGGAGGACTGTGACTTTTCCGATACTGTTTTGGGGTTCATAAGTCAGATACTCATGGAAGAGGGCGTGGAGGATAAGTCTTGCATGCTTCAGGATTCTCTGGAACTTCAAGCTGCCGAGAAATCCTTCTATGAGTTGCTTGGGAAAAAATACCCCCCTTCCCCGATTCATataacaaatcacatcaatGGAAATGGTGAGAGCACAGATGATAATCACTATGTATATCACAGTAATTATGCCAGTAGTACTAATAGTAGTAGTTGTTTTGGTGATAATTCCCCGATTCAAAATCACGGAGAATATACCTCCCAATTACAAAGTCTTCCACTTGATATCATTTCTCAGTCCTCGAATATCtgtttaaatagtgagatgagtaGTGTGGATGGCTTGGTGGGTTTTCCAAGTGGTACTTTTCAGGTGCCTGATTCAAATAGCAAGAACCAATCTGTTTGGCAATTCAGGAAGGGGGTTGAAGAGGCTAGTAAGTTTCTTCCGCCCAGAAGTAAGTTGTTTGTTAACTTGGAGGCAGATGGGTTGTTATTTCAGAAGCCCGAGGCAGGAAGGGGCAAGATGGAGGTTAaggtggagatggaggatgagggCAAGGACTCACCTACTGGCTCAAGGGGAAAGAAGCATCCTCATGGAGGGGAGGATAGAGATACAGAAGATGAGAGGCGTAGTAAGCAAGCCACTGTGTATGTCGAATCAACTCTTCGGTCTAAGATGTTTGATATGGTGTTGCTCTGTAGCGCAGGTGAAGGTAAGGCTCACTTGACAGCCCTTCAGGAGACATTGCAGAACGGCAAAAGCAAAAATGTACAGCAGAATGGAATAAGCAAAACTGTGCCTCGGAATGGGAAATCAAAAGGATCTAATGGTGGAAGGGGACGCGGTAAGAAACAAAGTAGAAACAAGGAGGTGGTGGATTTGAGAACTCTCCTTATTCATTGTTCCCAAGCTGTTGCAGCTGATGATCAGAGGAGCGCAAATGAATTGCTAAAGCGAATCAGGCAGCACTCTACTCCTTTTGGGGATGGAAATCAGAGATTGGCCCATATCTTTGTTGAAGGCCTTGAGGCACGCTTGGCTGGAACTGGCAGCCAGATATATAAAGGTCTAGTTAATAAAAGAACATCTGCTGCTGACGTCTTGAAAGCTTACCATCTTTACCTTGCTGCATGCCCATTTAGGAAGATATCTAATTTTATATCAAATAAGACGATACAGATTGAAGCCGTGGAGGCAACAAGTCTCCATGTCATAGACTTTGGTATCCTTTATGGTTTCCAATGGCCCACCCTTATTCAGCGGCTCTCATGGAGACCTGGTGGGCCCCCAAAGCTTCGGATTACTGGAATAGATTTTCCCCAACCTGGATTTCGGCCAGCAGAGCGAGTTGAGGAAACCGGACGTCGCTTAGCAACTTATGCTGAGAGTTTCAATGTGCCATTTGAGTACCATGCCATAGCTAAGAAATGGGAGACCATTCAACTCGAGGAACTGAGAATTGATGAGGATGAGTTCCTTGTTGTAAACTGCTTGTATCGGGGTAGGCACTTGCGTGATGAATCCCTGTCAGTTGAAGGTTCAAGAGATGCCTTCCTCAATTTGGTGAGGAAGattaatccagttattttcaTCCACGGGGTTGTTAGCGGTGCCTTCAATGCCCCTTTCTTTGTAACCCGGCTCCGAGAGGCATTGTTTCACTATTCTGCATTGTTTGATATGCTTGAAACTATTGTACCTCGAGAGGATCGAGAAAGAATGCTGATTGAGAAAGAGATCTTTGGTTGGGAGGCTTTGAATGTTATAGCTTGTGAAGGCTGGGAGAGAGTGGAGAGGCCCGAAACATACAAGCAATGGCAAGTCCGAAACCTAAGAGCTGGGCTTGCTCAGCTACCTTTTGACCGGGAGCTTGTGAAGGCAGCAATGGCTAAGGTGAGGTCCAGCTACCACAAGGATTTTGTCATTGATAAAGATAGCCGGTGGCTGTTGCAAGGATGGAAGGGGCGAACCATCTTTGCCCTTTCTTGTTGGAAACCGGCCTAA
- the LOC121265627 gene encoding LOW QUALITY PROTEIN: telomere repeat-binding protein 3-like (The sequence of the model RefSeq protein was modified relative to this genomic sequence to represent the inferred CDS: inserted 1 base in 1 codon), with protein sequence MRSLEYNFAGYQVPVIPRASRSARGRGPIRKKCGGNQIRAFEILASVAGTLLQESESSVPTNAACVKDSHHILYSNIKRDRGDEGESLKKDPCRHGNCSDKSFAHSPGLQEHHKSYRVNGFSCARDNHMLEIDSTSNTYGQSEMIFFAEKWATVSSTSNCGCSSSSILGDSPCFGDHFEDKVGCVFEGKLGAESYESKGKKDGIPCVIGSSEDLMKLDMEPHARVGSESDAKASLLRDCISHGPFPKHCDNLKVVSRDDDENSVQCTQPSTISKFSRPPPDIEERRIKKLTAARQWRQSQNLKGGKMKPMYCNGTYYHIDERSQNVYPFKKRKFYSQSPLCPSDGGFHHEDISSFPKKRNCDNRSAAIGASSSVTGQVHPESKGCNVKLSIKSFKVPELFIEIPATATVGSLKRTVMEAMTTVLGNGLHVGILLQGKMVRDDNKTLLQTGISQDQKRQNLGFILEPRHTQIIPPACTEDPSLSGGTSHGISRSGASYVSPDPLLNLSSCVESNLNIVPSLADILTGNNLPETQALVAVPSSRTEALAVVPFHRKSHSEYVQRRIRRPFSVSEVEALVQAVEKLGTGRWRDVKLRAFDSANHRTYVDLKDKWKTLVHTARISPQQRXGEPVPQVLLDRVLATHAYWSQHQTRQGNSSKQLSEGLAS encoded by the exons ATGAGGAGTTTGGAGTACAATTTCGCTGGCTACCAGGTTCCTGTGATTCCTCGAGCTTCAAGATCAGCGAGG GGTAGGGGACCAATCAGAAAGAAGTGTGGGGGCAATCAGATACGAGCGTTTGAAATTTTAGCTAGTGTAGCGGGCACTTTATTGCAAGAGAGTGAAAGCTCTGTTCCGACCAATGCTGCTTGTGTAAAGGATTCACACCACATTCTGTATTCCAACATTAAGAGAGACAGGGGGGATGAAGGAGAATCTTTAAAGAAAGACCCTTGTCGTCATGGAAATTGCAGTGATAAATCCTTTGCCCATTCTCCAGGTTTGCAAGAACACCATAAAAGCTACAGAGTGAATGGGTTTTCCTGTGCTCGGGACAATCATATGCTTGAGATTGATTCTACATCAAATACTTATGGCCAGTCAGAGATGATATTCTTTGCTGAGAAATGGGCCACTGTGAGTAGCACAAGTAACTGTGGATGTTCCTCAAGCAGTATACTCGGTGATTCCCCTTGCTTTGGGGATCATTTTGAAGACAAAGTAGGATGCGTGTTTGAGGGGAAGTTAGGAGCTGAATCATATGAAAGTAAAGGTAAAAAAGATGGAATTCCATGTGTTATTGGCAGTTCAGAGGATCTGATGAAACTGGACATGGAACCTCATGCCCGGGTTGGTTCAGAAAGTGATGCAAAGGCATCTTTGTTGAGGGACTGCATAAGTCATGGTCCTTTTCCAAAGCATTGTGATAATTTGAAAGTAGTTAGTAGAGATGACGACGAAAACTCTGTTCAGTGTACTCAACCCAGCACCATATCAAAGTTCTCTAGGCCACCACCAGATATTGAAGAGAGGAGAATAAAGAAACTTACTGCTGCTAGACAGTGGAGACAATCTCAAAATCTGAAGG GTGGAAAAATGAAGCCAATGTATTGCAATGGGACATACTATCATATAGATGAAAGATCTCAGAATGTCTATCCTTTCAAGAAGAGGAAGTTCTATAGTCAAAGCCCACTATGCCCATCTGATGGCGGATTCCACCATGAAGACATTAGCAGTTTTCCCAAAAAGAGAAATTGTGACAACCGTTCAGCAG CAATTGGAGCATCATCCTCAGTAACAGGTCAAGTACATCCTGAGTCCAAGGGTTGTAATG TGAAGCTCAGCATTAAGTCTTTCAAGGTCCCAGAGCTCTTTATAGAGATTCCTGCAACTGCAACTGTTGGTTCATTGAAG AGGACAGTTATGGAGGCAATGACTACTGTACTTGGAAATGGACTGCATGTTGGAATCCTGCTTCAGGGAAAGATGGTCAGAGACGACAACAAAACCCTACTTCAGACTGGGATCTCTCAAGATCAGAAGCGTCAGAACTTGGGCTTTATATTGGAGCCCAGACACACCCAAATCATACCACCTGCGTGTACTGAAGATCCTTCTTTGTCTGGTGGCACGTCTCATGGGATTTCCAG ATCTGGAGCATCTTATGTCTCCCCAGATCCTCTGTTGAATTTGAGCAGTTGTGTTGAAAGCAACCTCAACATAGTTCCCTCCCTTGCTGATATTTTAACTGGCAATAACTTGCCAGAGACCCAGGCCTTAGTTGCAGTTCCATCAAGCAGGACAGAGGCATTGGCTGTGGTTCCCTTTCATAGGAAATCACATTCTGAATATGTACAGCGCCGAATCAGGAGACCTTTCTCTGTTTCAGAAGTAGAAGCATTGGTTCAGGCAGTTGAGAAACTTGGAACTGGAAG GTGGCGTGATGTTAAATTGCGAGCTTTTGATAGTGCAAATCATCGGACTTATGTGGATTTGAAG GATAAATGGAAGACATTAGTGCACACAGCAAGAATCTCCCCTCAGCAGA AGGGAGAGCCTGTTCCCCAAGTACTTTTAGACAGGGTGCTAGCTACCCATGCCTACTGGTCACAGCATCAGACTAGGCAAGGCAACAGCTCAAAACAGCTTTCTGAGGGCTTGGCTTCTTGA
- the LOC121266499 gene encoding scarecrow-like protein 9: MTMDSRARGFSGSTHGMGLANQSSSVHSNQNLFSGPRLENPFLDHKPRGFHYLQPDQAPSYIAPSLDEAQGEDSPEDCDFSDAVLGFISQILMEEGVEDKTCMLQDSLELQAAEKPFYELLGKKYPPSPLHRTNDTNGNRESPDDDRDAYHGNYASSTNSSSCFGDNSLIQNHGEYTSQLQNSYRNSNGMISSVDGFVDFPSSTLQVPDSYSENHSVWQFRKGVEEASKFLPPRSEFFFNLEANELLLQKPKAVSSKEEVKVEMEEGEYSPTGSRGKKHPHGGEDNNTEDERSSKLAAVYIESTLRSKMFDMVLLCSVGEGKAKLTALQETLQNGKSKNVQQNRISKTVPRIGQSKGSNGGRRSGGKKQRGNKDVVDLRTLLIHCSQAVAADDQRSANEMLKQIRQHSSPFGDGNQRLAHIFADGLEARLAGTGSQIYKGLVNKRTPAADVLNAYHLYLAACPFRKISNFISNKTIMNEAVDTTCLHVIDFGILYGFQWPTLIQRLSWRPGGPPKLRITGIDFPQPGFRPAERVEETGRRLATYAESFDVPFEYHAIAKKWETIRIEELKINKDEFVVVNCLYRGKNLHDESVSVDSSRDIFLSLVRKINPDIFVHGVVNGAFNAPFFVTRFREALFHYSALFDMLETVVPHEDRERMLIEKEIFGREALNVIACEGWERVERPETYKQWQVRNLRAGFAQLPFGRELVKMAIAKVRSSYHKDFVIDEDSQWLLQGWKGRTTYALSCWKPA, encoded by the coding sequence ATGACAATGGATTCGCGTGCTAGGGGGTTTTCGGGTTCCACTCATGGAATGGGATTGGCAAATCAATCTTCTTCGGTTCATTCTAATCAAAACCTTTTTTCTGGACCCAGATTGGAAAATCCCTTTCTAGATCACAAGCCTAGGGGGTTTCATTATCTTCAACCAGATCAGGCACCTAGTTATATAGCCCCGAGCTTGGATGAGGCCCAGGGGGAGGATTCCCCGGAGGACTGTGACTTTTCCGATGCTGTTTTGGGATTCATAAGTCAGATACTAATGGAAGAAGGCGTGGAGGACAAGACTTGCATGCTTCAGGATTCTTTGGAACTTCAAGCTGCTGAGAAACCCTTCTATGAGTTGCTTGGGAAAAAATACCCCCCTTCCCCGCTTCATAGAACAAATGATACCAATGGGAATAGGGAGAGCCCAGATGATGATCGCGATGCATATCATGGTAATTATGCCAGCAGTACTAATAGTAGTAGCTGTTTTGGTGATAATTCCTTGATTCAAAATCACGGAGAATATACCTCCCAATTACAGAACTCGTATAGAAATTCAAATGGTATGATCAGTAGTGTGGATGGATTTGTAGATTTTCCCAGTAGTACTCTTCAGGTGCCTGATTCATATAGTGAGAATCATTCTGTTTGGCAATTCAGGAAAGGGGTTGAAGAGGCTAGTAAGTTTCTTCCCCCCagaagtgagtttttttttaacttggagGCAAATGAGTTGTTATTGCAGAAGCCCAAGGCAGTGAGTAGCAAGGAGGAGGTCAAGGTGGAGATGGAGGAGGGGGAATACTCACCGACTGGGTCAAGAGGAAAGAAGCATCCTCATGGAGGGGAGGACAATAATACAGAAGATGAGAGGAGTAGTAAGCTAGCTGCTGTGTATATTGAATCAACTCTACGGTCTAAGATGTTTGATATGGTGTTGTTGTGTAGTGTAGGGGAAGGTAAGGCCAAGTTGACAGCCCTTCAGGAGACATTGCAGAACGGGAAAAGCAAAAATGTACAGCAAAATAGAATAAGCAAAACTGTGCCTCGGATTGGGCAATCGAAAGGGTCTAACGGTGGAAGAAGAAGTGGTGGTAAGAAACAAAGAGGCAACAAGGACGTGGTGGATTTGAGAACTCTCCTTATTCATTGTTCCCAAGCTGTTGCAGCTGATGACCAGAGGAGTGCAAATGAAATGCTAAAGCAGATCAGGCAGCACTCTTCTCCTTTTGGGGATGGAAATCAAAGATTGGCCCATATATTTGCTGATGGCCTTGAGGCACGATTGGCTGGCACTGGCAGCCAGATATATAAAGGTCTAGTTAATAAAAGAACACCTGCTGCTGACGTCTTGAATGCTTACCATCTATACCTTGCCGCATGCCCGTTTAGGAAGATTTCCAATTTTATATCAAATAAGACGATAATGAATGAAGCCGTGGATACAACATGTCTCCATGTCATAGACTTTGGTATCCTTTATGGTTTCCAATGGCCCACCCTTATTCAGCGGCTCTCATGGAGACCTGGTGGGCCCCCAAAGCTTCGGATTACTGGAATAGATTTTCCCCAACCTGGATTTCGGCCAGCAGAGCGAGTTGAGGAAACTGGACGTCGCTTGGCAACTTATGCTGAGAGTTTCGATGTGCCATTTGAGTATCATGCCATAGCAAAGAAATGGGAAACCATTCGAATTGAGGAACTTAAAATTAACAAGGATGAGTTCGTTGTTGTAAACTGCTTGTATCGAGGTAAGAACTTGCATGATGAATCTGTGTCAGTTGACAGTTCAAGAGATATCTTCCTCAGTTTGGTGAGGAAGATCAATCCAGATATTTTCGTCCATGGGGTTGTTAATGGTGCATTCAATGCCCCCTTTTTCGTTACCCGGTTTCGAGAGGCATTGTTTCACTATTCTGCACTGTTTGATATGCTCGAAACTGTTGTACCTCATGAGGATCGCGAAAGGATGCTGATTGAGAAAGAGATCTTTGGTAGGGAGGCTTTGAATGTCATAGCTTGTGAAGGCTGGGAGAGAGTGGAGAGGCCTGAGACGTACAAGCAATGGCAAGTCCGAAACCTAAGGGCTGGGTTTGCCCAGCTGCCTTTTGGCCGGGAGCTTGTGAAGATGGCAATTGCGAAGGTGAGGTCCAGCTACCACAAGGATTTCGTCATTGATGAAGATAGTCAGTGGCTGTTGCAAGGATGGAAGGGGCGAACCACCTATGCCCTTTCTTGTTGGAAACCGGCTTAG
- the LOC121266500 gene encoding UPF0161 protein At3g09310 produces MAVVLSLNTHKPFPVLPLSSLNYLSGPIRKRNSVYLAPVRIPGHRHPFLNNISNKVDSNPENAQEEVANHEVNDLGVKAALSMLKFYKREISPLLPNSCRYVPTCSGYSMEAYKKYGVVKGTVLTAWRLCRCNPLGGSGFDPPRWYDERSLPEE; encoded by the exons ATGGCAGTTGTTCTCTCCCTTAACACCCATAAACCCTTCCCCGTCCTTCCTCTCTCATCTCTTAATTATCTTTCTGGCCCTATTCGTAAACGCAATTCCGTTTATTTAGCTCCCGTCAGGATCCCAGGCCACCGACACCCATTCCTTAACAATATATCGAACAAAGTAGACTCAAACCCAGAAAATGCGCAAGAAGAAGTTGCAAACCACGAAGTGAACGATTTAGGGGTTAAAGCTGCTCTTTCTATgctcaaattttacaaaa GGGAAATCTCGCCGTTGTTGCCGAACAGTTGTCGTTATGTTCCAACTTGTAGTGGGTACTCCATGGAAGCTTACAAAAAGTATGGAGTCGTTAAGGGCACTGTCTTGACTGCTTGGCGTCTATGTCGTTGCAATCCCCTTG GTGGGTCTGGATTTGATCCTCCTAGGTGGTATGACGAGAGAAGTCTACCTGAAGAATGA